The following coding sequences lie in one Pirellulales bacterium genomic window:
- a CDS encoding WXG100 family type VII secretion target yields the protein MPQAIVDPAELRRFVQHLKQFNDEMLEQMQNAQRQLTTLGSTWRDQEHERFLEEFEQQLRTLSRFVDITNQYVPFLLRKAERIEEYLQQR from the coding sequence ATGCCGCAGGCCATTGTCGATCCGGCTGAATTGCGCCGCTTTGTGCAACATCTCAAGCAATTCAACGACGAAATGCTGGAGCAAATGCAAAACGCCCAACGGCAATTGACCACCCTCGGCTCCACCTGGCGCGACCAAGAGCACGAACGCTTCCTCGAAGAATTCGAGCAACAACTGCGCACCTTATCACGGTTCGTTGACATCACCAATCAGTACGTTCCGTTCTTGCTGCGAAAGGCGGAGCGAATTGAAGAGTATTTGCAGCAGCGCTAA
- the dnaG gene encoding DNA primase, with product MASPALFDTKERVRQAIDIVELVGSYLQLRREGRNYKALCPWHDDTRPSLHVNPQRQSFKCWVCNVGGDIFSFMMKMENVEFPEALAMLAERAGVPLRAAGGRQQATGGGEKDEKRPLYQAMAWAQEQFHRFLVSAPEAEPARSYLAERKITADSIRRFNLGYAPDRWDWLLKQAVSTEIAAKSLESVGLIVRKQDGPGHYDRFRGRVLFPIHDLQGRPVAIGGRILPQLAAENPAKYVNSPETPLFSKSSMLYGLDTARDAIGRNRVAIVMEGYTDTIVARQFGFENTVAVLGTALGERHIRLLKRFADSITLVLDGDEAGQRRANEILGLFVAEQADLRIVTLPDGLDPADFLLQRGADAFRQFLDGAVDALEHKLNVMTDKLGDRPAMHQINQTLEDMLTTLARAPRLQSGTSAQARLREHQVLSRLARQFSVAEEELRMRLRDLRRRAASSPIAQSEQTTDLESANAAVAAAAVSLQMWERELLEIILLEPESVPAAAEVVSAEQMESPAAKIIFTRCCLLSQAGVTPDFDRLLLEFDEQEIKSLLVDLDEQGRAKTYDDNGNMKPSAEPATRLRDLLATLRRSQQDRTLDNHARRLRDKNLGAEEELALLKQMIEQERTRQGISSPMEG from the coding sequence GTGGCTTCCCCCGCGTTGTTCGATACCAAAGAGCGAGTCCGGCAGGCGATCGACATTGTCGAGCTCGTCGGCAGCTATCTGCAATTGCGACGCGAAGGGCGCAACTACAAGGCCCTGTGCCCGTGGCACGATGACACCCGGCCCAGTCTGCACGTAAATCCCCAGCGGCAATCGTTCAAATGCTGGGTGTGTAACGTGGGAGGCGACATTTTCAGCTTCATGATGAAGATGGAAAATGTGGAATTTCCGGAAGCCCTGGCCATGTTGGCCGAGCGGGCCGGCGTTCCGCTTCGGGCGGCGGGCGGCAGGCAGCAGGCAACAGGCGGTGGGGAGAAAGACGAAAAGCGTCCGCTTTACCAGGCCATGGCTTGGGCGCAAGAACAATTCCATCGATTCCTAGTCAGTGCGCCGGAAGCGGAACCGGCGCGCAGCTATTTGGCCGAACGAAAAATCACCGCCGACAGCATTCGTCGCTTTAATTTGGGGTACGCTCCCGACCGTTGGGATTGGCTGCTGAAGCAAGCGGTCAGCACTGAGATTGCCGCCAAATCGTTGGAAAGCGTCGGCTTGATTGTCCGCAAACAGGATGGGCCGGGGCATTACGATCGGTTCCGAGGCCGGGTGCTGTTTCCGATTCACGATTTGCAGGGTCGACCGGTGGCCATTGGCGGGCGAATCCTTCCGCAACTGGCCGCGGAGAATCCGGCAAAATACGTCAACTCGCCGGAGACGCCGCTGTTTTCCAAAAGCAGCATGTTGTACGGGCTGGATACAGCGCGCGATGCCATCGGCCGCAATCGGGTGGCGATTGTGATGGAAGGTTACACCGACACCATCGTGGCGCGACAGTTTGGATTTGAGAACACCGTGGCCGTACTGGGAACGGCGCTGGGAGAGCGGCACATTCGGTTGTTAAAGCGATTTGCCGATTCCATCACCTTGGTGTTGGACGGCGACGAGGCGGGGCAGCGTCGGGCCAACGAAATTTTGGGTTTATTTGTGGCCGAACAGGCCGATTTGCGAATCGTTACGTTGCCTGATGGGCTCGATCCGGCTGATTTTTTGCTGCAGCGCGGGGCGGACGCATTTCGTCAATTTTTAGATGGAGCCGTCGATGCGTTGGAGCACAAGCTGAATGTGATGACGGATAAGCTGGGCGACCGGCCGGCCATGCACCAAATCAATCAGACCTTGGAGGACATGCTCACGACGCTGGCCCGGGCGCCGCGGTTGCAATCGGGCACTTCGGCCCAGGCGCGGCTTCGTGAACATCAAGTGCTGTCGCGGTTGGCACGGCAATTTAGCGTGGCGGAAGAAGAATTGCGGATGCGGTTGCGCGATTTGCGTCGACGGGCTGCTTCTTCGCCAATCGCCCAGAGTGAACAAACTACTGATTTGGAATCGGCGAATGCAGCGGTGGCTGCGGCGGCAGTTTCGCTGCAAATGTGGGAGCGCGAGTTGCTGGAAATCATATTGTTGGAACCCGAGAGCGTTCCGGCGGCCGCGGAAGTCGTTTCGGCGGAGCAGATGGAATCGCCCGCCGCCAAAATAATTTTCACGCGCTGTTGCCTTTTGAGCCAGGCAGGTGTTACACCTGATTTTGATCGCCTGCTGCTGGAATTCGACGAGCAGGAAATCAAGAGCCTGTTGGTCGATTTGGACGAGCAAGGGCGAGCCAAAACATACGACGACAACGGCAATATGAAGCCGTCGGCGGAACCCGCCACGAGATTGCGCGATTTGCTGGCCACGCTGCGGCGCAGCCAGCAAGACCGCACTCTCGATAACCATGCCCGGCGGTTGCGCGATAAAAATTTAGGGGCCGAGGAAGAGTTGGCCCTATTGAAACAAATGATCGAACAAGAGCGAACACGACAAGGCATTTCTTCGCCCATGGAGGGGTGA
- a CDS encoding sigma-70 family RNA polymerase sigma factor: protein MDHAITDLNELVAKGKTQGYLTYDQVNAYLPDEAVNPEKLDNLLMALDEAGIELLNDPPAGSTPPDGQAGPAQPAEEETLAAPAEGLPKLSDDPVRMYLSQMAVIPLLTREQEISLAKKIEVTRKRFRRSVLGCNFAMQVTIDTLEKVQQGVLPFDRTIKVSLTECLTKDQILARMPHNLSTLRQIRQHNRDDFRKLIRRSTERQERQEARRRFCRRRRKALQLVEELSLRTRRVQPLVKQLQEFSRRMDFIRRRMKELAVDPNDRDEWVSFRKELRDLMMLTWESPRSLRNRLAVVTRQFTDYELVKRQLSSGNLRLVVSIAKKYRNRGLSFLDLIQEGNTGLMRAVDKYEYRRGFKFSTYATWWIRQAITRAIADQARTIRIPVHMIDVLSKLRNVAKQLQQKMGREPTPEEISAASDICLEETRRVLNIGRHPVSLDRPVGESEDASFGEFIEDSGTESPVYSASNGLLRQKIESLLKTLTYREREIIRLRYGLGDGYTYTLEEVGRIFKVTRERVRQIEAKAVKKLQHPVRSQHLEGFLGGLPVALPEEVATPLAG, encoded by the coding sequence GTGGACCACGCAATCACGGATTTGAACGAACTTGTTGCCAAAGGAAAAACGCAAGGTTATCTGACGTACGATCAGGTCAATGCCTACCTGCCCGATGAGGCAGTCAACCCAGAGAAGCTCGATAACCTGCTGATGGCGTTGGACGAAGCGGGAATCGAGCTGCTGAACGATCCGCCGGCCGGTTCGACGCCGCCGGATGGTCAGGCAGGACCGGCGCAGCCCGCCGAAGAAGAAACGCTGGCGGCGCCGGCCGAGGGTTTGCCCAAGCTCAGCGACGATCCGGTGCGGATGTATTTGAGCCAAATGGCGGTGATCCCACTGCTCACGCGGGAGCAGGAGATTTCGCTGGCGAAGAAGATCGAAGTGACGCGGAAACGGTTCCGCCGCTCCGTGTTGGGCTGCAACTTCGCCATGCAAGTGACGATCGACACGCTGGAGAAGGTGCAACAGGGCGTGTTGCCGTTCGATCGCACCATCAAGGTGTCGCTGACGGAATGCCTGACCAAAGATCAGATTTTGGCGCGGATGCCGCACAACTTGAGCACGTTGCGACAGATTCGGCAGCACAATCGGGACGATTTCCGCAAGCTCATTCGCCGCAGCACGGAGCGACAGGAACGGCAAGAAGCGCGACGCCGATTTTGCCGCCGCCGCCGCAAGGCGCTGCAATTGGTGGAGGAATTGAGTTTGCGGACTCGGCGCGTGCAGCCGCTGGTAAAGCAGTTGCAAGAATTTTCGCGGCGGATGGATTTTATCCGCCGTCGCATGAAAGAATTGGCTGTCGATCCGAACGATCGTGACGAATGGGTTTCTTTCCGCAAAGAGCTGCGCGACTTGATGATGCTGACTTGGGAAAGCCCGCGCAGCTTGCGAAATCGCCTGGCGGTCGTGACCCGGCAGTTCACCGATTACGAGCTGGTGAAACGACAGCTTTCCAGCGGCAATTTGCGGCTGGTGGTAAGCATTGCCAAAAAGTATCGCAATCGCGGGCTGAGCTTTTTGGATTTAATCCAGGAAGGCAACACCGGGCTGATGCGAGCGGTCGATAAGTACGAGTATCGTCGCGGGTTCAAATTCAGCACCTATGCCACGTGGTGGATTCGCCAGGCGATTACCCGGGCGATTGCCGACCAGGCGCGCACGATTCGCATTCCGGTGCATATGATCGACGTGCTTTCCAAGCTGCGCAATGTGGCCAAGCAGTTGCAGCAAAAAATGGGTCGCGAGCCGACGCCGGAAGAAATTTCCGCGGCTTCAGATATTTGCCTGGAAGAAACCCGGCGGGTGCTGAACATTGGGCGGCATCCGGTGAGTTTAGATCGGCCGGTCGGCGAGAGTGAAGACGCCAGTTTCGGCGAATTCATCGAAGACTCCGGCACCGAAAGCCCGGTGTATTCGGCCAGCAATGGTTTGCTGCGGCAAAAGATTGAATCGCTTCTTAAAACCTTAACGTATCGAGAACGCGAAATCATTCGCCTGCGGTATGGACTGGGAGACGGTTACACTTACACTTTGGAAGAAGTGGGGCGGATATTCAAAGTGACCCGCGAGCGCGTGCGACAGATTGAGGCCAAAGCGGTGAAAAAGCTGCAACATCCGGTGCGGAGCCAGCATTTGGAAGGTTTTTTGGGCGGCCTGCCGGTGGCACTGCCCGAGGAAGTGGCTACTCCGCTGGCCGGGTAG